In a single window of the Hoyosella subflava DQS3-9A1 genome:
- a CDS encoding NAD(P)H-quinone dehydrogenase: MTRIVIIGGGPAGYEAALVAAQHGADVTVIDADGIGGACVLFDCVPSKTYIASTGVRTDMRRAAALGIELDPANVGISVPRIHSRVKSLAQAQSSDIRARLQREGVRLLNGTGQLMDTGKGLAAHKVKADLASGEELVLDADFVLIATGSSPRILPSARPDGDRILTWRQIYDLDELPKHLIVVGSGVTGVEFVNAYTEMGVQVSLLTSRDRVLPSEDADAAMVLEESLAERGVNFIKHARADSVKRTDEGVLVHLSDGRTVTGSHALMTVGSIPNTESLGLDGVGIEVDPGGYIRVDRVSRTSIPGIYSAGDCTGLLPLASVAAMQGRIAMYHALGEGVNPIKLKTVASAIFTRPEIATVGVAQTAIDEGQVPARTVMLPLNTNPRAKMMGLRRGFVKIFCRPATGVVIGGVVVAPVASELILPIAMAVQNHLTVTDLASTFSVYPSLSGSINEAARQLMRHDDLD, from the coding sequence ATGACCCGGATCGTGATCATCGGTGGCGGGCCAGCGGGCTACGAGGCCGCTCTTGTCGCAGCTCAGCACGGGGCCGATGTCACGGTGATCGACGCTGACGGCATCGGTGGGGCGTGCGTGTTGTTCGACTGCGTGCCGTCAAAGACGTACATTGCCTCGACAGGTGTGCGGACCGATATGCGCCGGGCAGCGGCTTTGGGCATTGAACTCGATCCCGCAAATGTCGGAATATCCGTTCCGCGGATCCATTCCCGCGTGAAAAGTCTCGCGCAGGCCCAGTCGTCCGACATCCGGGCTCGTTTGCAGCGCGAAGGCGTTCGGCTGCTCAACGGCACCGGTCAGCTCATGGACACCGGTAAAGGGCTCGCCGCCCACAAAGTCAAAGCGGATCTGGCGTCCGGCGAGGAACTGGTACTCGATGCTGACTTCGTTTTGATCGCGACAGGGTCGTCACCGCGAATCCTGCCGAGTGCCCGTCCAGACGGCGACCGGATCCTGACCTGGCGGCAAATATACGATCTCGACGAACTGCCGAAGCACCTCATCGTCGTCGGGTCGGGCGTCACAGGTGTCGAGTTCGTTAACGCGTACACGGAGATGGGGGTTCAGGTTTCCCTCCTCACAAGCCGCGATCGCGTGCTGCCCAGTGAGGACGCCGACGCCGCGATGGTCCTCGAGGAGTCACTCGCTGAACGCGGGGTGAACTTCATCAAGCACGCACGCGCCGATTCGGTGAAGCGCACCGATGAGGGCGTACTTGTCCACCTGAGTGACGGCCGTACCGTCACCGGCAGCCACGCCCTGATGACCGTAGGCTCGATCCCGAATACAGAGTCACTGGGTCTCGACGGTGTCGGCATCGAGGTGGATCCCGGAGGTTACATCCGGGTCGACCGTGTCTCGCGGACCAGCATCCCCGGTATCTACTCGGCCGGCGACTGCACTGGCCTCCTTCCGCTTGCATCGGTGGCAGCCATGCAGGGGCGCATCGCGATGTATCACGCACTCGGTGAGGGCGTGAACCCAATCAAACTGAAGACCGTCGCCTCCGCAATCTTTACACGCCCCGAGATCGCTACCGTGGGTGTCGCACAGACCGCGATTGACGAAGGTCAGGTGCCTGCGCGGACTGTGATGCTGCCGCTGAATACGAACCCGCGGGCGAAGATGATGGGTTTGCGCCGGGGCTTCGTGAAGATCTTCTGCCGCCCCGCGACAGGTGTGGTCATTGGTGGCGTGGTGGTAGCACCCGTTGCCTCAGAGTTGATCCTGCCCATCGCGATGGCCGTGCAGAACCATTTGACTGTTACCGACCTCGCGTCGACGTTCTCGGTGTACCCATCTCTCTCGGGGTCAATCAATGAGGCTGCCCGCCAGTTGATGCGCCACGACGACCTGGACTAG
- a CDS encoding DUF1707 SHOCT-like domain-containing protein yields MGDVPDIRVGHAERERAIAALNEHFSAGRLTLTEYDDRSARAVAATTRGDLDALFADLPLLPTRVGPAPPPAQQHPQIGKPSGRELPRGPIMALMPFVALTLFIVTDFQNNWLFFLLIPVTAILLFGFGSSDDNSGKC; encoded by the coding sequence ATGGGGGACGTACCTGACATTCGCGTTGGCCATGCGGAGCGAGAGCGTGCCATAGCAGCGCTGAACGAGCATTTCTCCGCTGGTCGCCTCACCCTCACCGAATACGATGACCGGTCCGCACGGGCTGTTGCTGCCACTACGCGCGGAGATCTGGATGCGCTTTTCGCAGATCTTCCGCTCCTTCCCACACGCGTGGGGCCCGCGCCACCCCCTGCCCAGCAGCATCCCCAGATTGGAAAACCTAGCGGCCGGGAGCTTCCCCGCGGCCCCATCATGGCCCTCATGCCATTCGTCGCGCTCACTCTCTTCATCGTCACGGACTTCCAGAACAACTGGCTCTTCTTTCTTCTGATCCCAGTGACCGCGATCCTGCTTTTCGGTTTCGGCAGCTCGGATGACAACTCAGGAAAGTGCTAA
- a CDS encoding ABC transporter permease produces the protein MIYLVIRAFERGPDVFWSVLTRQRTAELFWRSFWLALVVTVACIILGSVLAWITVRSDLPGRRWLGIAFTVPLAIPSYVLGFIWIAEFPQFAGFTGAVLVLTIASYPYVFLPVAAALAAADPAGEEVAQTLGKTRLGAVLSVTVRQVWPAATAGGLLVALYTLSDFGAVALMRYEAFTVAIYTSYRGSFDRTPAAILGLILALAAILLTIAERRARRGYAARIGSGTPRRAQPFTLGTARGAVFALSAVVITIGVVLPFAALGRWIYRAQQVSPQWDMVISAAWSTTRIAGIAALITTLVALPVGVYAARSRSAGARTAESVSYVGFALPGITVGLAIVFLGIRVLPQWYQQVPMLVLAYIVLFLPLAVGAIRSAVAAVPESLEDVSATLGERRWRTNLRVVLPLALPGAAAGGALVFLAVAKELPATLMLRPTSVDTLATRLWSHTDALAYGAAAPYAAALILVAALPALLLGNVMGWKSAAPQLQTEIEAQASNRPPAQRGTAVTEDVHQ, from the coding sequence CTGATCTACCTCGTCATTCGCGCGTTCGAACGAGGACCCGACGTTTTCTGGTCGGTCCTGACCCGTCAGCGAACCGCGGAGCTCTTCTGGCGCAGCTTCTGGCTTGCGCTCGTCGTCACGGTCGCGTGCATCATCCTCGGTTCGGTTCTTGCGTGGATCACTGTTCGCTCCGACCTGCCCGGCCGCCGATGGCTGGGCATCGCGTTCACCGTCCCGCTCGCTATTCCGTCTTACGTCTTGGGTTTCATCTGGATCGCAGAGTTCCCTCAGTTCGCCGGGTTCACTGGCGCGGTTCTGGTCCTGACGATCGCAAGCTATCCGTATGTGTTTCTCCCGGTTGCCGCCGCGCTTGCGGCAGCCGATCCAGCTGGTGAAGAAGTCGCGCAAACTCTCGGTAAAACACGGCTAGGCGCGGTCCTCTCCGTCACGGTCCGGCAAGTGTGGCCAGCGGCGACCGCTGGGGGACTTCTTGTCGCGCTCTACACACTCAGCGATTTCGGTGCCGTAGCGCTGATGCGATACGAGGCGTTCACCGTCGCGATCTACACAAGTTACCGCGGATCTTTCGACCGCACGCCCGCCGCCATTCTCGGACTGATCCTCGCCCTTGCCGCTATATTGCTGACCATCGCCGAGCGTCGCGCGCGCCGCGGGTATGCAGCGCGTATCGGGTCGGGAACACCTCGACGTGCCCAGCCCTTCACGCTCGGGACGGCGCGCGGCGCCGTTTTCGCGCTATCCGCAGTCGTGATCACTATCGGTGTCGTCCTGCCATTCGCCGCTCTCGGGCGCTGGATCTACCGTGCGCAGCAAGTCAGTCCGCAGTGGGACATGGTGATCTCGGCGGCCTGGTCGACGACCCGAATAGCCGGGATCGCCGCGCTGATTACCACCCTGGTGGCCTTGCCGGTCGGCGTTTACGCGGCCCGCTCGAGGTCGGCTGGGGCGCGGACCGCGGAGTCAGTCTCGTACGTTGGTTTCGCGTTGCCCGGAATCACGGTGGGTCTCGCGATTGTGTTTCTGGGCATTCGGGTCTTGCCGCAGTGGTATCAGCAGGTGCCGATGCTGGTGCTCGCCTATATTGTCTTGTTCCTTCCGCTCGCTGTCGGGGCGATCCGATCCGCCGTCGCCGCAGTCCCGGAGTCACTTGAAGACGTGTCAGCAACGCTTGGCGAGCGGCGGTGGCGCACCAACCTCCGCGTCGTCCTTCCGCTAGCGCTGCCCGGCGCAGCAGCGGGTGGAGCACTAGTTTTCCTCGCTGTGGCAAAAGAACTGCCCGCGACGCTTATGCTTAGGCCTACCTCAGTAGATACACTCGCTACCCGGCTATGGAGCCACACAGACGCACTTGCGTATGGAGCAGCCGCGCCGTACGCCGCTGCCCTGATCCTTGTAGCGGCGCTGCCGGCGCTGTTGCTCGGAAACGTGATGGGCTGGAAGTCTGCAGCACCACAGCTGCAGACAGAGATCGAGGCGCAAGCTAGCAACCGTCCGCCAGCACAGCGGGGGACGGCAGTGACAGAGGACGTGCACCAGTGA
- a CDS encoding GNAT family N-acetyltransferase yields the protein MEPVEINAGEWYLRALRCDERVDDSPALRVHGLTDPVQYVKTCTAEWGADTRYTWAVCEPSTGEMLGEVSVHPGERSAVVETWHRPGQEAAVSTSRDAVIRFCESGLGLSISDAN from the coding sequence GTGGAACCTGTCGAGATCAACGCTGGCGAGTGGTACCTGCGTGCGTTGCGCTGTGATGAACGCGTCGATGATAGTCCCGCCCTGCGCGTCCACGGGCTCACCGATCCCGTGCAGTACGTGAAAACGTGCACGGCCGAGTGGGGCGCTGATACTCGATACACCTGGGCGGTGTGTGAACCATCCACTGGCGAGATGCTCGGTGAGGTCTCGGTCCACCCGGGAGAGCGGTCTGCCGTGGTCGAGACCTGGCATCGTCCAGGCCAAGAGGCGGCTGTTAGCACCTCACGCGACGCGGTCATCCGCTTTTGTGAATCGGGCCTCGGACTTTCCATTAGCGACGCTAACTAA
- a CDS encoding alpha/beta fold hydrolase codes for MSRIRVRRVLLACSAALVILAGGSPAVAQNAPSPGFYEPPSPLAASAPGEIIRAEPSPLLLEIPSPDGLIPAEATRFMYQSTDTHGAPIAVTGTYLDPAAPWPGPGPRPLISMAPGTQGQGDQCAPSKLLSQLIHFDYPLDLRGEYELPFMTAMLAQGIAVVMTDYQGLGTPGHHTYVNRKAQGRAVLDAVRAAQRLPGTKISGDGPVALWGYSQGGGASASAAELHASYAPELDIKGAYVGAPPADLTEVLQVVDGTILTGVIGYAINGFSQAYPEIRPIIDNEVNEVGRSVLNEVAGQCVAETALRFGFQQTRDYTRSGEPLSVILDRYEEVRAILADQRLGSIRPTVPVLIQSGTADDIVPAHQVRQLAREWCSQDATVQLSPNELPPIIPGLAVNHAVPYLAGIGESIDFINARFADRPVPSNC; via the coding sequence ATGTCAAGAATCCGTGTCCGTCGAGTCCTGCTTGCCTGCTCGGCCGCACTCGTGATTCTCGCGGGCGGATCGCCGGCTGTCGCGCAGAATGCTCCGTCGCCCGGCTTCTACGAGCCGCCCTCTCCTCTTGCGGCCAGCGCGCCGGGTGAAATCATTCGCGCCGAGCCGTCGCCGCTGTTGCTGGAGATTCCCTCGCCCGACGGTCTGATCCCGGCCGAAGCGACTCGGTTCATGTACCAGTCCACGGACACGCATGGGGCCCCTATCGCCGTCACCGGAACGTATCTCGATCCAGCAGCACCGTGGCCCGGCCCTGGGCCACGCCCGCTGATCAGTATGGCCCCCGGCACTCAGGGGCAGGGCGATCAATGCGCCCCTTCCAAACTTCTCAGTCAGCTGATCCATTTTGACTATCCGCTCGACCTGCGCGGCGAGTATGAGCTGCCATTTATGACCGCCATGCTCGCGCAGGGAATCGCTGTCGTGATGACCGATTATCAAGGCCTCGGCACGCCAGGGCATCACACCTACGTCAATCGCAAGGCGCAGGGCCGCGCTGTCCTCGATGCTGTCCGAGCGGCGCAGCGCCTTCCCGGAACGAAGATCAGTGGTGACGGCCCCGTCGCGCTCTGGGGATATTCCCAGGGTGGTGGCGCGTCCGCGAGTGCAGCGGAGCTTCATGCCAGTTATGCCCCGGAACTCGACATCAAGGGCGCATATGTGGGGGCGCCGCCCGCCGACCTCACCGAAGTGCTCCAGGTCGTCGACGGCACGATCTTGACTGGTGTCATCGGCTACGCCATCAATGGTTTTTCTCAGGCCTATCCCGAAATCCGCCCGATCATCGACAACGAGGTGAATGAGGTCGGCCGTTCAGTACTCAATGAGGTGGCGGGCCAATGCGTCGCGGAAACCGCTTTGCGGTTCGGATTCCAGCAAACTCGTGACTACACGCGCTCAGGTGAACCACTGTCGGTCATCCTCGATCGATATGAGGAAGTGCGTGCGATATTGGCGGACCAGCGCCTCGGTAGCATCAGGCCGACCGTACCCGTGCTTATTCAAAGCGGTACCGCCGACGACATCGTGCCAGCGCATCAGGTCCGTCAGTTGGCCCGTGAATGGTGCAGCCAGGACGCCACCGTCCAGTTGTCACCCAACGAACTCCCGCCAATAATTCCCGGGCTTGCCGTTAACCATGCGGTGCCCTACCTTGCGGGGATAGGTGAATCAATTGACTTCATCAACGCCAGATTCGCTGACCGTCCGGTCCCGTCGAACTGCTGA
- the glpK gene encoding glycerol kinase GlpK produces MTRYVAAIDQGTTSSRCIVFDHSGRIVSVSQKEHEQIFPRAGWVEHDPAEIWSNVREVVGAAIGKADIPKDSIAAVGITNQRETTVVWERATGKPIYNAIVWQDTRTEELCREIAGSQGPDLYRERTGLPLSTYFSGPKIRWILDEVDGARERAERGELCFGTMDTWVLWNATGGPDGGVHVTDVTNASRTLLMDLTTLEWDEAICADIGVPIAMLPEIRSSSEVYGSARPKRGLDGVPIAGILGDQQAATFGQACLSPGEAKNTYGTGNFLLLNTGTSPVQSENGLLTTVCYRLGSADPVYALEGSIAVTGSLVQWLRDNLGLISSAAEVESLARSVDDNGGVYFVPAFSGLFAPRWRPDARGVIAGLTRFHNKGHIARAALEATAYQTREVLEAARADSGVDLTTLKVDGGMVSNELLMQFQADMLDVPVIRPVVSETTALGAAYAAGLAVGFWDDVEDIRSNWAQDKAWQPSMDARKRARLYADWNKAVERTYGWV; encoded by the coding sequence GTGACCCGCTACGTTGCCGCTATCGACCAGGGCACGACCTCGAGCCGCTGTATTGTCTTCGACCACTCCGGACGAATCGTGTCGGTGTCCCAGAAGGAACACGAACAGATCTTTCCCCGTGCGGGGTGGGTCGAACATGATCCGGCCGAGATCTGGTCAAATGTTCGTGAGGTCGTCGGTGCAGCCATCGGAAAAGCTGATATCCCGAAGGACTCAATCGCGGCTGTTGGTATCACAAATCAGCGTGAGACCACTGTCGTGTGGGAACGCGCAACGGGAAAGCCGATCTACAACGCGATTGTCTGGCAGGACACTCGAACTGAAGAGCTGTGCCGCGAAATTGCTGGATCGCAAGGTCCCGACCTCTACCGTGAACGAACCGGTCTGCCCCTCTCAACGTATTTCTCGGGCCCCAAGATCAGATGGATTCTCGACGAGGTCGATGGGGCCCGCGAGCGCGCCGAGCGGGGCGAGCTGTGCTTTGGAACCATGGACACCTGGGTGTTGTGGAATGCCACAGGTGGACCGGATGGAGGCGTTCACGTCACGGATGTCACCAACGCCTCGCGGACGCTCCTGATGGACCTCACGACTCTCGAGTGGGATGAGGCGATCTGTGCGGACATCGGAGTTCCTATCGCGATGCTCCCGGAGATCCGCAGCTCATCTGAGGTCTACGGCAGTGCCCGGCCGAAACGCGGCCTAGACGGGGTTCCGATCGCGGGGATCCTCGGCGACCAGCAGGCCGCAACCTTCGGCCAGGCGTGTCTCTCGCCTGGAGAAGCGAAGAACACATACGGCACCGGCAACTTCCTTCTGCTGAACACGGGCACCTCGCCCGTACAGAGTGAAAACGGCCTGCTGACAACGGTGTGCTACCGCCTCGGCTCCGCTGATCCTGTGTATGCGCTGGAAGGATCGATCGCCGTTACCGGGTCCCTGGTGCAGTGGCTGCGAGACAACCTTGGGCTCATCTCGTCCGCAGCGGAGGTCGAATCCCTGGCCCGGTCCGTCGACGACAACGGGGGTGTGTATTTCGTTCCAGCCTTCTCTGGACTGTTCGCTCCACGGTGGCGACCAGACGCCCGAGGGGTCATCGCCGGTCTCACACGGTTCCACAACAAGGGACACATCGCGCGCGCGGCTCTAGAGGCGACCGCCTATCAAACACGTGAAGTTCTCGAAGCCGCCCGAGCCGACTCCGGCGTTGACCTCACCACGTTGAAGGTCGACGGCGGGATGGTGTCGAACGAGCTACTGATGCAATTCCAGGCAGACATGCTCGACGTTCCCGTGATCAGACCGGTGGTGTCGGAGACGACCGCGTTAGGAGCTGCCTACGCGGCAGGGCTCGCCGTTGGGTTCTGGGACGACGTCGAGGACATTCGCTCCAACTGGGCGCAAGACAAAGCCTGGCAACCGTCGATGGACGCACGTAAACGTGCCCGGCTCTACGCCGACTGGAACAAGGCGGTGGAGCGGACCTACGGCTGGGTCTAG
- a CDS encoding gamma-glutamylcyclotransferase codes for MPLYAAYGSNMDPEQMLSRAPHSPMAGTGWLYGWRLTFGGDDIGWEGALATVVEDPSSRVFVVLYDVTHEDESSMDRWEGAEMGIHRKLRVRVDINGSEPALAWLYVLDAYEGGLPSARYLGVMADAAEKAGAPAEYVRWIRTREARNVGPGTSFG; via the coding sequence GTGCCCTTGTATGCCGCGTACGGGTCGAACATGGACCCTGAACAGATGTTGTCCCGTGCTCCGCACTCGCCGATGGCGGGAACCGGCTGGTTGTACGGCTGGCGATTGACCTTTGGCGGCGACGATATCGGCTGGGAAGGTGCCCTCGCCACCGTCGTCGAAGACCCCTCTTCGCGCGTTTTTGTCGTCCTCTACGACGTGACGCATGAAGATGAATCAAGCATGGACCGGTGGGAGGGTGCCGAGATGGGCATTCACCGGAAACTTCGCGTACGTGTGGATATCAATGGCAGCGAACCTGCGCTCGCCTGGCTTTATGTTCTGGATGCCTATGAGGGGGGTCTTCCCTCTGCGCGATATCTCGGTGTCATGGCTGATGCGGCGGAGAAGGCAGGCGCACCCGCTGAGTACGTCCGATGGATAAGAACTCGTGAAGCCCGCAACGTTGGCCCGGGGACCTCGTTCGGCTAG
- a CDS encoding ABC transporter ATP-binding protein, which yields MNERPSDLQVKGVTASYGRSRVLHDVSFDVSEGELLAVLGPSGCGKTTLLRVIAGLHRAEDGLVSLGSRVVADGNGRHIAPERRHVGLVPQEGALFPHLSVAGNIAYGLGNSRMRSLDLKARASRREQVTALLDLVGLPGAGKARPAQLSGGQQQRVALARALAPSPALVLLDEPFSALDAGLRASLRADVRTLLYERKMTSILVTHDQDEALGMADRVAVLLDGRIAQIGTPEDVYHNPVSLEVGRFVGDSVVLDADPSAAPSGWVRTPIGFIPVLGTPSGRGKVLIRPEQVVFSHAAEPTGLTVTNVRFTGPSTLVTAATEDRKIWVRAHCAGDRQFTHGEEVSVDVTSSVPFFAD from the coding sequence GTGAACGAGCGGCCAAGCGATCTGCAGGTGAAAGGGGTGACCGCGTCGTATGGCCGGTCACGCGTCCTTCACGATGTCTCGTTCGACGTCAGTGAGGGGGAGTTACTCGCGGTGCTGGGTCCTTCCGGCTGTGGCAAGACGACACTGCTGCGCGTGATAGCGGGTCTGCACCGCGCTGAAGATGGCCTCGTTAGTCTGGGCTCACGTGTCGTCGCGGACGGTAATGGGCGGCACATTGCGCCCGAGCGGCGTCATGTCGGCCTCGTGCCGCAAGAAGGCGCGCTGTTCCCGCACCTGTCCGTCGCGGGGAACATTGCATACGGCCTCGGGAACAGTCGTATGCGCAGTCTGGATCTCAAAGCGCGCGCGTCGCGTCGGGAACAGGTCACCGCTTTGCTCGACCTAGTTGGCCTTCCCGGGGCCGGGAAAGCGCGGCCTGCGCAGCTCTCTGGCGGCCAGCAGCAGCGTGTGGCACTGGCACGCGCCCTGGCGCCCTCGCCCGCGCTGGTCCTGCTCGATGAGCCGTTCAGTGCGCTCGACGCAGGACTACGGGCTTCCCTGCGTGCCGACGTCCGAACCTTGCTCTACGAACGGAAAATGACCTCGATCTTGGTCACGCACGATCAGGACGAGGCGCTCGGCATGGCTGACCGGGTAGCGGTGTTACTGGACGGCAGGATCGCTCAGATCGGCACGCCGGAGGACGTCTACCACAATCCGGTGTCACTCGAGGTCGGGCGCTTCGTTGGCGACTCAGTCGTCCTCGACGCGGATCCCTCGGCGGCGCCAAGCGGGTGGGTGCGTACTCCGATCGGGTTCATCCCCGTCCTCGGCACGCCGAGCGGTCGCGGCAAAGTACTGATCCGGCCTGAGCAAGTCGTATTCAGTCACGCCGCCGAACCCACCGGACTGACGGTCACAAACGTGCGCTTCACCGGTCCGTCCACACTGGTGACGGCCGCCACCGAAGACCGCAAGATCTGGGTGCGCGCTCATTGCGCTGGAGACCGCCAGTTCACTCACGGCGAGGAAGTCAGCGTCGACGTGACGTCGTCAGTACCGTTCTTCGCCGACTAG
- a CDS encoding VanZ family protein, which yields MRSLTRSMWRRVPLVITFVVVCVMLFGPAPDTPSPIPHLDKAVHFVLFAALALTSCFAQIRALPTLLWVSTFAVLSELLQGALPGNRTADVLDVAADIVGAVAGLLAARATFLRPDGRPSAERSHPSNR from the coding sequence GTGAGGTCTCTCACACGATCCATGTGGCGGCGCGTTCCACTGGTCATCACGTTCGTGGTCGTCTGCGTGATGCTCTTTGGTCCCGCTCCCGATACGCCGAGCCCGATCCCCCATCTCGACAAAGCTGTCCACTTCGTGCTTTTCGCCGCGCTCGCTCTCACCTCGTGTTTTGCACAGATAAGAGCCTTGCCGACGTTGCTCTGGGTCAGCACCTTCGCCGTATTGTCCGAATTGCTGCAAGGGGCGCTTCCTGGCAACAGGACTGCTGACGTACTGGATGTGGCGGCTGACATTGTGGGGGCGGTCGCCGGTCTGCTGGCCGCGCGAGCCACTTTCCTCCGCCCCGATGGACGGCCCTCAGCCGAGCGCTCACACCCGTCGAACCGGTAG
- the glpD gene encoding glycerol-3-phosphate dehydrogenase, which produces MRHQSDTHVLGPARRKQAWEDLTTQQFDVLVIGGGIVGAGAALDAATRGLKVGLVEARDLASGTSSRSSKMFHGGLRYLEQLEFGLVREALKERELALSRLAPHLVKPLEFLFPLTKRYWERPYIGAGIFLYDRMGGAKSVPAQKQLTRAGALRMAPGLRRQSLIGGIRYFDTVVDDARHTMTVARTAAHYGAVVRSSTQVIDFLKEADRVSGVTIRDCETGETGEIKAHVVINCTGVWTDEIQALSGQRGRFRVRASKGVHIVVPRDRIISEAAIILRTEKSVLFVIPWGRHWIIGTTDTDWHLDLAHPAATRADIEYILANVNKVLVTPLTPGDISGVYAGLRPLLAGESDTTSKLSREHAVAEVAPGLIAIAGGKYTTYRVMAADALDAASEFIPTRVAPSITERVPLIGADGYHALINQADHLGAQYGVHPYRVRHLLDRYGSMVYEVLACAEKAPHLLDPLEAAPDYLKVEIVYAASAEAALHLEDILVRRTRIAIEYPHRGADCAHQVAELVAPVLGWDDADVDREVNLFLARVKAEKESQARPDDASADALRAAAPEARPFIKEPVSANIPH; this is translated from the coding sequence TTGCGTCATCAGTCTGACACCCATGTTCTCGGTCCTGCCCGACGGAAGCAGGCCTGGGAAGACCTGACGACCCAGCAGTTCGATGTACTAGTGATCGGCGGCGGTATCGTCGGCGCCGGGGCAGCACTCGATGCGGCGACCAGAGGTTTGAAAGTGGGTCTTGTTGAGGCCCGGGATCTGGCTTCTGGCACGTCGAGCCGGTCGTCGAAGATGTTTCACGGTGGACTGCGGTATCTCGAACAGCTCGAATTCGGGCTCGTCCGAGAGGCGCTGAAGGAACGGGAACTCGCACTGAGCCGCCTCGCGCCGCATCTCGTGAAGCCCCTGGAGTTTTTGTTTCCCCTGACAAAGCGCTATTGGGAGCGTCCCTACATTGGTGCCGGAATCTTCTTGTACGACAGGATGGGTGGCGCGAAATCGGTTCCTGCGCAAAAGCAACTGACACGCGCGGGCGCCCTCCGGATGGCGCCGGGACTGCGACGGCAGTCGCTCATTGGTGGTATCCGCTACTTCGATACGGTGGTCGATGATGCTCGCCACACGATGACCGTAGCGCGAACCGCCGCTCACTATGGCGCTGTGGTTCGTTCATCGACGCAGGTCATTGACTTCCTGAAGGAAGCTGACCGTGTATCAGGCGTGACAATCCGGGATTGTGAGACCGGAGAAACTGGTGAGATCAAAGCTCACGTGGTGATCAACTGTACTGGCGTCTGGACGGACGAAATTCAGGCTCTTTCCGGCCAGCGCGGCAGGTTCCGTGTGCGCGCCTCGAAAGGGGTGCACATTGTGGTTCCGCGCGACAGGATCATCAGCGAAGCCGCGATCATCTTGCGGACTGAGAAGTCGGTACTGTTCGTGATTCCGTGGGGCCGGCACTGGATAATCGGCACCACGGACACTGACTGGCACCTCGACCTGGCCCACCCAGCTGCGACCCGCGCTGACATCGAATACATCCTCGCGAACGTGAATAAGGTTCTGGTGACCCCTTTGACGCCCGGCGACATTTCGGGCGTTTATGCGGGGCTCAGGCCGCTGCTTGCCGGTGAGAGCGATACAACTTCGAAACTGTCGCGCGAGCACGCTGTCGCGGAGGTCGCGCCGGGGCTCATTGCGATCGCGGGAGGGAAGTACACGACTTACCGGGTGATGGCGGCGGACGCACTTGACGCGGCTTCCGAGTTCATTCCTACCCGCGTAGCACCTTCCATCACGGAGAGAGTGCCACTGATCGGTGCGGATGGCTACCACGCGCTGATCAATCAGGCCGATCACCTCGGCGCACAGTACGGTGTCCATCCCTACCGTGTGCGCCACCTGCTCGACCGGTACGGCTCTATGGTGTACGAAGTGCTGGCGTGCGCAGAAAAGGCACCGCATCTCCTCGACCCCCTCGAAGCGGCGCCTGACTACCTGAAGGTCGAGATTGTGTACGCCGCCTCCGCTGAGGCGGCGCTGCACCTCGAGGACATTCTTGTCCGGCGCACCCGGATCGCTATCGAATACCCGCACCGGGGTGCAGATTGTGCCCACCAGGTCGCCGAGCTTGTTGCCCCGGTTCTTGGGTGGGACGACGCGGACGTCGATCGGGAGGTGAACCTCTTCCTGGCGAGAGTGAAGGCTGAGAAGGAATCCCAGGCTCGGCCGGACGACGCTTCAGCGGATGCTTTACGGGCGGCCGCTCCAGAAGCACGGCCGTTCATCAAAGAACCTGTCAGCGCTAATATTCCGCACTAG